The Rhodamnia argentea isolate NSW1041297 chromosome 10, ASM2092103v1, whole genome shotgun sequence sequence CCATGTTTCTTCTCTCTAGAGTTTCGTGTAGAAATGTCAAAGCACCCACCTTGAATTCTTGTTTTTAAAAGCCATTGAAAACATTGGTGAGCTTCTGATTTCAAATTAATCGGACCGACTTTGACGTAACCGGGGCGACCACAGCGAGCCCGCCTCGGAAGACTTTGCACGGGCAGGATGTTTTTATGGGCCAAATAAAAAAGCGACAAATCTTAATCCTCAACCACATCGGATCTTGTgtgaaattacttttcaaactcAATTGGGTCAATCAAAGATTTAATACACAAGTCCCGTCTTTTTTAACAATGTAACATGTGGGACACAGCCTCGCAAAACACAGGTCGTAGGCCTCAGCTGCCAACTTCAGACCAAAGCAAGGTTGCGGGAATGAATGTCCTTTGCCCGAGGCAGCAATGATCATTCCACGCCCCTAAGGCAGTGGAATCAATACTAAAAACCCCCCAGACATGGATTTTAAAATAACGGAGCTCTTGCGCTTTGATTATAAAAAACCAAAAGCCTCCCCGCCAACAtgctgttttcctttttcttctcgaTTTCTcagatgttttttattttattttataaagaAAGCTCCTCTAATTCCTAATGCCTCAGCTTTCCCTGTCAAGACTGGGTGTTGGTCCAACTTTAATCAATGACGAGTTATATATAGAATCACTAACTTTAGTTCAGGGTGGGCGATTGTTCTGTAATGACGTAATGCATGTTGCACACAAGAAATACAAGAATTGGTCTTCTGATCCGCTGgattagaaaaattgaattggGAAATTGGGGGAAAATACTGCAActttttcctccctttctcattcaatctctctctctctctctctttctcttctttttgtgcCGCCTCATTTCCTTTTAGATACGAAACAGCTCCTCATAGCTGTTGCTGAGGCAAAAAGacgggaaagggaaagggaaaagagaagtgGACAACAGGATCACATTGCCTTTTTTGATTCAGGCAATCTTGGGTTGCTAGCTCATGCTTTTTGGGTGTCTGATCTCTTCACTGGGTGAGTTTCTCCTCTCTCTGATGTTCTTCTTCATTCGCTTCCCCATCTGTTCTTTCCtgaaaaatcccaactttagcTTTGTAACCACTTGGCATTCATAGTTCTCAATTGGGTGTTGATCAACTTATCTTTTGATAGTGGGTGGTGAGTTCATGCTCTGATTTGTtcacctccattttcttttttccttctcctgcTCTTCTGATCAAGACTTTACATAGATCTAATGCGAATTTGGTTGTTCATGGTTTGTTTCGTTTCCTCGATACAGATTGCCATCAGCAGATAAAACCATAGATAGAAAAGACGCTGAGGTGGAGAGAGAATTTGATCTCTGATATAATGGGAACAGGAGTTAAAATAAGGAGATTTGTGATCACGTCGGTGAAGACATGTTACAGATCAGTTTTCAATCATCCGTTCCTTGTGGGGATGTTGTGCTTCTTGTTTTTTATGTACAGATCATTTCCGTGTCTGTTTTCGCTTTTGGTGTCTGCATCCCCTGTTTTGGTCTGCACTGCTGTTCTGCTCGGCACGCTTTTGAGCTTCGGGCAGCCAAATATACCCGAGAtcgaaaaggaagagagaattaCGCACGATGTTGCTTCTCTTAAAGCTGGTGTAGTGCAAAACGCCACTATCATCAACCGCAGTGAGGACTCTGTTGTCGAGAGATTTATGGGAAGGGAGAGAGAAGTTGCGGATAGAGCTGTCCAAGAAGTGGGTAGTGCAGATGGTAAAACCAGTATGGTTGAGGAAGATGATGTCTTGCTTGAAACTACTCGGTTGATTGATGATAGTCCCCAGGAAAACCAAGGTGAAAAGCAGGTATATGAGGAAGCGGCCAAAGGATTTCGTGATCTGGAACAGGAGAATGATGCTAGTGTTCATGACGAGAAGTCTGATGTTGACGGTCATGAAGATGGAGGACATCGGTATACGTTAATTCAGGAGGAAGAGTATCACAATCTTGAAAGGGAAAATGGTGGAATGGTGAGAGATTCAACTGATGCTCATTTGGAAAGTCCACTGGGGTCCAAAGGGAAAGAACttgatgaggaggaggatgacGATGACATGTCTGTGGGTTCTGGTTCTGATCATTCGGAGAGCTCGTCGCCTGATGCTTCAATGGCCGACATCATGCCAATGCTTGATGAACTTCACCCGCTTTTAGATGTTGATGCTCCACAACCAGCTCACCTGCCCCTTGATGACTCTGATGTTGCCTCACAGCATTCCAGCAAGAGTGAAAATGGGATTTTGGAGTCTGACGAGGATAACAAGAAtgaggaaggagaggaggaggaggaggaggaggaagaagaagaagaatctcaGAGAGGCAATGAGGATGAAAGTAAGTCTGTGATTACTTGGACAGAGACTGACCAGAAGAATCTCATGGATCTGGGTACTTCAGAGCTGGAAAGGAACCAACGGTTGGAGAATCTGATTGCCAGGAGGAGAGCAAGGAACCTAAGAACACTGACAGAGAAAAATCTGATAGACTTCGATAGTGATGATCTTCCCTTTAATGTGCCTTCGATCGCAACTACGAGAAGAAACCCTTTTGATGGTCCTGATGATTCTTCTTATAATGTGGGTTTGCCACCTATTCCCGGGTCTGCACCTTCAATTTTGTTGCCAAGAAGAAATCCCTTTGATATTCCCTATGACCCCAATGAAGAGAAACCCGATCTTAAGGGAGATAGCTTCCAGCAAGAGTTCACGGCTTTTCATCAGAGGGATACTTTCTTCCGTAGGCACGAGAGTTTCAGTTTGGGACCCTCGAATTTAGGAGTTCCGAAGCAAGAGAAGCAAGAATCCAAGTGGAGGCCCTATTTTGTGCCTGAACGGTTTGTTTCAGAGGGAACAAGTTTCCACCATATGCAAAGACAGTCAAGTGAAGTAAGTGTAAGTGACTCGAAGGTGAGTTCTGTTCCTGATACAGAATCCTTGTCTTCAAACGCTGATCAAGATGACAAGAGGGTGAGTGAGCATGATTCTCCTCAAGAAACAGATGGTATTTCCAACCTAGACCAAGCTTCCCTGCTTGTAGAACATGGAAGCCAATCTTCTGAAGATGTGGATTCTCGTGATATTGAAGATGTTGAGGAGAATGTCATTGTCCGTGAGGAGATTGAGATAACTTTAGGCAATGTGGATGGTCAGCACGAACTTGAACCGAGCTTGCCTGAATCTGGAGACCCAACTGATTCTTTGCATACAAATGTGAACGAAATGCAACAGAAAGTAGAAGCAGCTGAAGAGGAGTACAGTGGTGGATCAAGCTCGTCGTCCTTCTCAGAAGTGAATGAACCAGTCGCTGATGTGAAACAAGAAGAATTAGTGACATCAATAGATGATCTTGGTGAGGAACCTAGCCTTGCTCGGGGACATCCAGTCGAAGACTTGGATTTTACTTTCATAGCCAAGGCAGAGGATGATAATCCGCATAAGGAGCCTGTTTATGATTCTAGCCCGCCAGCAGTTGAAAAATTCCTGTCTTTCAAGTCTATTTCGTCTGACGTGCTAGGTGATGTGTCCGAAATGAGTTTGACTCCAGATTCGTTAAGGTCAGCTTGTGTTGACAAAGAGTCTGAAGGCCCTGGTGAGATGCTGAAAGGGGAACCCAACTATGTAGAGATGTTTGCAGCCGCTTCACAGGTGCATGCTGAGAATGAAGATGAATTGAGCTATAGGAAAGTTGCAGAGAAGGCCGAAGAAAATGCCTCTGAAGGTGAACGGCCCATGAATGATGAATTGGGTGGCAAGAGTGAATCTCTGGTCCCTGGAACTGAGTCTGAGCATGTCTCAACTGGTCCAAGTTTGCCTTCACGGAGTGAATTGATGGGGGAGGACAGGATAAGTGAGCATGATTCTCATAACGAACATCGTCGCATTGTGTCCTCGAGCTCTGATGCTGAGAGCCCCAACTGGATCCAACAAAGTGAGGGTGAGAGGCAAGACTCTGAACAGGAAGAAATCCACTTATCATTTGGGGATGGACCATCCGAAGCAGTTTCGCCATTGAAAGATGACTCTGTGCATCATGAACAGCTTCAAGTCAACTCAAGTGCTGGTTCAGAGACCAGTAATACATGTGCGCAACATTTGTCTGAGCACGCGGATATGGAAATTTCTCTTAACCAGCAAGTAACTTTTGATGACTTACGTTCTTCCACGCCGGATGATCAACCAACTTCTCTGGCAAATGAGACTGTTTCTGTAATCCATGAATATTCTTCTTCAGTAGAACCTGAAAGCATGAAGGAGCATTCATTTGACAAGGAAGACATTACCCAGTATGTAGAAAATCAAGTTCAGTCATCAACATCCAATGCAGTGAAAGATGCTGATTTCTCCCAGGATTTGGAGGCAAAGGCAGTTTCTCATGGTTCTACATATGATATGGTGCCCAGCGAAAGCAAGCTGTCAGAATTGGAGAGACAACAATCCTGCTCGGATAAAACCAATCAACCATCTATTAGCGATCCTAATGGGGAAAAGGTAAGCTATCTGATGCATAtaaattttgtcaaaatatcGTTAAATGCTGTTCAGCGGGTTTCAATTGCATTTCTTGGGCACATGATTAAGATAGCCAGCTAAGTGTGTCGCAAGATGTAAAATAAGTTATTCCTGCCTCAAGTTGTCTATCAAAAGAAGCCTCCATCAGAGGAAGTTTGACCTTGCAAATTTTATTCAGTTGCTCATCCAACTTTGAAACTGTCAAACCCCAACACATGCTATAACTGCTTTTTATTAAAGTTGTACATGAAAATCCGAAAGTACTAAAAGCTGAGCAAATCGGTATAACCATATGAATTACAATTGTTGTCAAATTGTAAATCTAAAAGACTTGATATCTATTATTTCCTGATCCATTCTGTCTCTGCACCATCCCAACCTTAGAGAATTAGAG is a genomic window containing:
- the LOC115732369 gene encoding uncharacterized protein LOC115732369 isoform X1; the protein is MGTGVKIRRFVITSVKTCYRSVFNHPFLVGMLCFLFFMYRSFPCLFSLLVSASPVLVCTAVLLGTLLSFGQPNIPEIEKEERITHDVASLKAGVVQNATIINRSEDSVVERFMGREREVADRAVQEVGSADGKTSMVEEDDVLLETTRLIDDSPQENQGEKQVYEEAAKGFRDLEQENDASVHDEKSDVDGHEDGGHRYTLIQEEEYHNLERENGGMVRDSTDAHLESPLGSKGKELDEEEDDDDMSVGSGSDHSESSSPDASMADIMPMLDELHPLLDVDAPQPAHLPLDDSDVASQHSSKSENGILESDEDNKNEEGEEEEEEEEEEEESQRGNEDESKSVITWTETDQKNLMDLGTSELERNQRLENLIARRRARNLRTLTEKNLIDFDSDDLPFNVPSIATTRRNPFDGPDDSSYNVGLPPIPGSAPSILLPRRNPFDIPYDPNEEKPDLKGDSFQQEFTAFHQRDTFFRRHESFSLGPSNLGVPKQEKQESKWRPYFVPERFVSEGTSFHHMQRQSSEVSVSDSKVSSVPDTESLSSNADQDDKRVSEHDSPQETDGISNLDQASLLVEHGSQSSEDVDSRDIEDVEENVIVREEIEITLGNVDGQHELEPSLPESGDPTDSLHTNVNEMQQKVEAAEEEYSGGSSSSSFSEVNEPVADVKQEELVTSIDDLGEEPSLARGHPVEDLDFTFIAKAEDDNPHKEPVYDSSPPAVEKFLSFKSISSDVLGDVSEMSLTPDSLRSACVDKESEGPGEMLKGEPNYVEMFAAASQVHAENEDELSYRKVAEKAEENASEGERPMNDELGGKSESLVPGTESEHVSTGPSLPSRSELMGEDRISEHDSHNEHRRIVSSSSDAESPNWIQQSEGERQDSEQEEIHLSFGDGPSEAVSPLKDDSVHHEQLQVNSSAGSETSNTCAQHLSEHADMEISLNQQVTFDDLRSSTPDDQPTSLANETVSVIHEYSSSVEPESMKEHSFDKEDITQYVENQVQSSTSNAVKDADFSQDLEAKAVSHGSTYDMVPSESKLSELERQQSCSDKTNQPSISDPNGEKELSATVAEPVVEIISPNGINAGKMCEVEEKTLTDASTLTQDFTSNPDETLEYVLPNGTAESRDVSVHDTEIGSHGQVVTYSEQLAESFESHVSGESMHEEVDDIKEIDEEFLRELDNVGDFRVKETDNDSKLLPGEASVGTYGTESMYEDQEPGEISLKLPVVEGRSIEDVTMTFRKLHGGGDLVEAILPCPIVNEQSMNDSNIEDENNSASPIDNARSLEETHISTEHISEEREEEQLSIHKSKPAEAEADEGSSAKVVESDNVESGVSETRSVSFDDLTGSKEFESNPSLPILEVRSLDDSTMAFRQLNEGANVEEVIVPSSIGVQEEVGASEHRGGMNSGLHVVEARSLDDILVIMNQISEDNQEVTGKDMHYEDTEVSSTKTTESQSVEFSAGETRTVSLDKSVGLDEIQSSVSSPVHEERSVDGTMPVKQLDDGTDVEEVVHLHSTGDQQGIDESKLNSGVEFDKSSSDVDHITVKQNSGGVQRGLPEDIHSEEKSTVAEPVTGVSSTETTESSKTQSGVQEPPAVPLEKTKDGCDGPSDATNLAPASPRGEKEKHHRKSSSTSSSSSSDSDQS
- the LOC115732369 gene encoding uncharacterized protein LOC115732369 isoform X2, with the translated sequence MGREREVADRAVQEVGSADGKTSMVEEDDVLLETTRLIDDSPQENQGEKQVYEEAAKGFRDLEQENDASVHDEKSDVDGHEDGGHRYTLIQEEEYHNLERENGGMVRDSTDAHLESPLGSKGKELDEEEDDDDMSVGSGSDHSESSSPDASMADIMPMLDELHPLLDVDAPQPAHLPLDDSDVASQHSSKSENGILESDEDNKNEEGEEEEEEEEEEEESQRGNEDESKSVITWTETDQKNLMDLGTSELERNQRLENLIARRRARNLRTLTEKNLIDFDSDDLPFNVPSIATTRRNPFDGPDDSSYNVGLPPIPGSAPSILLPRRNPFDIPYDPNEEKPDLKGDSFQQEFTAFHQRDTFFRRHESFSLGPSNLGVPKQEKQESKWRPYFVPERFVSEGTSFHHMQRQSSEVSVSDSKVSSVPDTESLSSNADQDDKRVSEHDSPQETDGISNLDQASLLVEHGSQSSEDVDSRDIEDVEENVIVREEIEITLGNVDGQHELEPSLPESGDPTDSLHTNVNEMQQKVEAAEEEYSGGSSSSSFSEVNEPVADVKQEELVTSIDDLGEEPSLARGHPVEDLDFTFIAKAEDDNPHKEPVYDSSPPAVEKFLSFKSISSDVLGDVSEMSLTPDSLRSACVDKESEGPGEMLKGEPNYVEMFAAASQVHAENEDELSYRKVAEKAEENASEGERPMNDELGGKSESLVPGTESEHVSTGPSLPSRSELMGEDRISEHDSHNEHRRIVSSSSDAESPNWIQQSEGERQDSEQEEIHLSFGDGPSEAVSPLKDDSVHHEQLQVNSSAGSETSNTCAQHLSEHADMEISLNQQVTFDDLRSSTPDDQPTSLANETVSVIHEYSSSVEPESMKEHSFDKEDITQYVENQVQSSTSNAVKDADFSQDLEAKAVSHGSTYDMVPSESKLSELERQQSCSDKTNQPSISDPNGEKELSATVAEPVVEIISPNGINAGKMCEVEEKTLTDASTLTQDFTSNPDETLEYVLPNGTAESRDVSVHDTEIGSHGQVVTYSEQLAESFESHVSGESMHEEVDDIKEIDEEFLRELDNVGDFRVKETDNDSKLLPGEASVGTYGTESMYEDQEPGEISLKLPVVEGRSIEDVTMTFRKLHGGGDLVEAILPCPIVNEQSMNDSNIEDENNSASPIDNARSLEETHISTEHISEEREEEQLSIHKSKPAEAEADEGSSAKVVESDNVESGVSETRSVSFDDLTGSKEFESNPSLPILEVRSLDDSTMAFRQLNEGANVEEVIVPSSIGVQEEVGASEHRGGMNSGLHVVEARSLDDILVIMNQISEDNQEVTGKDMHYEDTEVSSTKTTESQSVEFSAGETRTVSLDKSVGLDEIQSSVSSPVHEERSVDGTMPVKQLDDGTDVEEVVHLHSTGDQQGIDESKLNSGVEFDKSSSDVDHITVKQNSGGVQRGLPEDIHSEEKSTVAEPVTGVSSTETTESSKTQSGVQEPPAVPLEKTKDGCDGPSDATNLAPASPRGEKEKHHRKSSSTSSSSSSDSDQS